CCTGCAGGCGCACCGCGAGCTCCATCCCGCCGAGGTCGACGCGCGCGACCTCCACGGCGCGCAGCCGAAAGGCCCCGTCGGCCAGCTCGCCGCCGACGCCGACCCGGACCGACCTCGCGACGGGAAGGCGTCCCTGCCAGGTCAGGCGCATGGGGTAGCGGCCGAGACGCGTCTCGGCGACCAGGTGCACCTCCACCTCGAGCGGGACGGATCCCGTCGAGACCAGCGCCGGAAGCTCGCTCGGGAGGTCGACGTAGCGCACGCGGATCGGCGCGCGCAGCTCGAAGGGGCGGCGCCCCCGCACCTCGAGAGGCTGCCCCACTTGGCCGGTGCCGACGACCCGGCCCTGCATGCGGGTCGTGAAGCGGAGCTCCTTCAGGGTCGCGCCGACGGGATTCGGGTTTTCGACCTCGCATCGCACCGACGCCGACAACGCCTCGCGCTCCATGCGGAACACCGTCAGCTCGGTCAGGCGCGCGAGCTTGAACCGGACCAGCCGTTCGGCGCAGCCCGAGGCGCAAGACAGCAGGGCGACGGCCAGCCAGGCGCGGTGGGGAGGCATGTGAGATCTCGTGGTTCTACCATGCGCGCGGAGCGTGGGGCGTATGCACCGATCGCTGGGGCTCCAGACCCCAGCTTCTGG
The Deltaproteobacteria bacterium genome window above contains:
- a CDS encoding LEA type 2 family protein, which codes for MPPHRAWLAVALLSCASGCAERLVRFKLARLTELTVFRMEREALSASVRCEVENPNPVGATLKELRFTTRMQGRVVGTGQVGQPLEVRGRRPFELRAPIRVRYVDLPSELPALVSTGSVPLEVEVHLVAETRLGRYPMRLTWQGRLPVARSVRVGVGGELADGAFRLRAVEVARVDLGGMELAVRLQATNPFPFPVGVRRVDYALFVGETFFGEGRSAGRLTLPARAGRELSLPLTATHMGALDGASALLRGASRLRVRGTVWIDPLAGVSAIPFDVTTELRAVLR